A single genomic interval of Daucus carota subsp. sativus chromosome 1, DH1 v3.0, whole genome shotgun sequence harbors:
- the LOC108205304 gene encoding protein WHAT'S THIS FACTOR 9, mitochondrial → MVHSWWWGKDGGYRFLINGCKIGYRYQQRCSLVNIKFKWVKDSVLDAVVAGGRELKAACILVSIICSDHRCCLPVYHLSSRRGQLGLPHDLKISTFTRRYPTMFEEFYENDSGGTRVPWFRVTPEALNLHKEELLVFQQYQNDLLNRLRKLLMLTKNRTLPLQTIDQLKWDLGLPYNYLNSLIRHHPEHFSLVSLPDGRAGLRLLSWDDNLAISHLEKSSDFQTQEGVRNENLAFPVAFTRGFGLKRKCMKWLEEWQRLPYTSPYCDSSHLDPRTDVSEKRNVGVFHELLHLTLQKKTERRNVSNLRKALFLPQKFTKVFERHPGIFYISKKSDTQTVVLREAYERQKLIQKHPLVDIREKYVSLMKEGVLKRSTGMYKKKRDEYLDQMRNVCGDDFVDNRYTSEGESDHNPLSEYDSDEAPQNS, encoded by the coding sequence ATGGTACACTCGTGGTGGTGGGGGAAGGATGGAGGCTATCGGTTCCTCATTAATGGGTGTAAGATAGGATATAGGTACCAGCAGAGATGCAGTTTGGTGAATATAAAGTTCAAATGGGTAAAAGATAGTGTGTTGGATGCTGTTGTGGCTGGTGGTAGGGAACTCAAAGCAGCCTGCATCCTTGTGTCCATCATTTGCTCTGATCATCGATGCTGCCTTCCAGTATATCACCTCTCAAGTCGTAGAGGACAACTTGGTCTTCCTCATGATCTTAAGATTTCCACCTTTACTAGGAGATACCCCACTATGTTTGAAGAGTTTTATGAGAATGACAGTGGAGGTACTCGTGTCCCTTGGTTTCGTGTGACTCCAGAAGCCCTAAATCTCCATAAAGAGGAACTTTTGGTTTTCCAGCAGTATCAGAATGATCTTCTTAATAGGCTCCGCAAGTTGCTCATGCTCACGAAAAATAGGACTCTTCCTTTACAAACAATCGACCAACTTAAATGGGATTTGGGATTGCCTTATAACTATCTTAATAGTTTGATACGTCATCATCCAGAACATTTTTCATTAGTTTCCCTTCCTGATGGTCGTGCTGGTTTAAGACTTTTGTCTTGGGATGATAATCTAGCTATTTCGCACTTGGAAAAGAGTTCAGATTTTCAGACACAGGAAGGTGTTAGAAATGAAAATTTGGCTTTCCCTGTTGCATTTACAAGGGGATTTGGGTTAAAAAGGAAATGTATGAAATGGTTAGAAGAGTGGCAAAGGCTCCCTTATACATCGCCTTATTGTGACTCTTCCCATTTGGATCCCCGTACAGATGTTTCTGAGAAGAGAAATGTTGGTGTCTTTCATGAGCTTCTGCACTTGACCTTACAAAAGAAAACAGAGAGACGGAATGTGAGCAACCTGCGAAAAGCCTTGTTCTTGCCCCAGAAGTTTACTAAGGTGTTTGAGCGCCATCCTGGtatattttacatttcaaagAAGTCTGACACCCAAACTGTGGTTCTTAGGGAAGCGTATGAACGTCAAAAACTTATCCAAAAACACCCCCTTGTTGATATCAGAGAAAAATATGTGAGCCTAATGAAAGAAGGGGTGCTTAAGAGGAGCACAGGCATGTACAAGAAGAAAAGAGATGAATATCTTGATCAAATGAGAAATGTTTGTGGTGATGATTTCGTTGACAATAGATACACTTCTGAAGGAGAGTCGGATCATAACCCTCTTTCTGAATATGACTCAGATGAAGCTCCACAAAATTCATGA
- the LOC108205123 gene encoding SUN domain-containing protein 1 translates to MSASTVSITANPTTSRRRPIVTTDMKSGLDLLGTDASPISGGVETGPTRDSSQSIERSRREAVVQVKKSIAPNSGTTSKPYRSHRKSISKPKWQTVVSVFTKNLVLLLLLAGLVQMVRKVYLNSVVDDVGFVSGGFSDNVDGKISEIQVFVSKSLRGMQLQVEVLDRKVKEVEDKNVELGGELGKLGGKVDVVSDRMGSLERYLNGNEWLSKGEFDRLLEEFEGRAGSDGKGGLDEVMAVAREMVGKEIEKHAADGLGRVDYALASGGAYVVKHSEVYGGIKGGFPFPGISGRAGVHANSGKMLRPSFGEPGDCFALKGSSGFVQIKLRTAIVPEAITLEHVAKSVAYDRSSAPKDCRVSGWFKGQETTDLTRNAEKMFSLAEFTYDLEKSNAQTFGISDSSGVGVIDMIRLDFTSNHGSASHTCIYRFRVHGHEPDSIVPLAIQS, encoded by the exons ATGTCTGCATCGACAGTTTCAATTACCGCAAATCCCACCACCTCGCGACGTCGTCCGATCGTCACTACCGACATGAAATCCGGCTTAGATTTGCTCGGCACCGACGCTTCTCCGATCTCCGGCGGCGTGGAAACGGGCCCCACTCGAGACTCGAGCCAGTCAATTGAACGATCAAGAAGAGAAGCAGTAGTTCAAGTGAAGAAATCAATTGCCCCCAATTCGGGTACTACTTCGAAACCTTATAGGAGTCATCGTAAATCGATATCGAAACCCAAATGGCAAACTGTGGTCAGTGTGTTTACTAAGAATTTGGTGCTTTTGCTTTTGCTTGCGGGGTTAGTTCAGATGGTTAGGAAGGTTTATTTGAATAGTGTGGTTGATGATGTGGGGTTTGTGAGTGGGGGGTTTTCGGATAATGTCGATGGGAAGATTTCGGAAATTCAGGTTTTTGTGAGTAAGAGTTTGAGGGGTATGCAGTTGCAAGTTGAGGTTTTGGATAGGAAGGTTAAGGAGGTTGAGGACAAGAATGTTGAGCTAGGAGGTGAATTAGGGAAGTTGGGGGGGAAAGTCGATGTGGTGAGCGATAGGATGGGGAGTTTGGAGAGGTATTTGAATGGGAATGAGTGGTTGTCGAAAGGGGAGTTTGATAGGTTGTTGGAGGAGTTTGAGGGGAGAGCTGGGAGTGATGGCAAAGGGGGTTTGGATGAGGTTATGGCGGTTGCAAGAGAAATGGTTGGGAAGGAGATTGAGAAACATGCTGCTGATGGGCTTGGGAGGGTGGATTATGCACTGGCATCTGGTGGGGCATATGTCGTGAAGCATTCTGAGGTGTATGGTGGGATTAAAGGTGGGTTTCCATTTCCAGGGATTAGTGGTAGAGCTGGGGTTCATGCTAATTCGGGGAAGATGTTGAGACCTAGTTTTGGCGAGCCAGGTGATTGTTTTGCTTTGAAAGGGAGTAGTGGTTTTGTGCAGATTAAGCTCAGGACAGCTATTGTTCCCGAGGCAATTACGTTAGAACATGTTGCCAAG AGTGTTGCTTACGATAGGTCCAGTGCTCCCAAGGACTGTAGAGTGTCTGGATGGTTCAAAGGACAAGAAACTACTGATCTAACACGTAATGCTGAGAAAATGTTTTCCCTGGCCGAATTTACCTATGACCTTGAGAAGAGCAATGCTCAGACTTTTGGTATATCAGACTCCTCAGGCGTTGGCGTGATTGACATGATAAGGCTCGACTTCACATCAAACCATGGAAGTGCTtcacatacatgcatatatcgTTTTAGGGTGCATGGCCATGAACCTGATTCCATTGTCCCTCTAGCAATTCAGTCTTGA
- the LOC108205426 gene encoding vesicle-associated protein 2-2 codes for METELLDIQPQELKFIFELKKQSSCSVRLVNKTNQHVAFKVKTTSPKKYCVRPNTGIVKPKEICDFTVTMQAQRVVPPEMICKDKFLLQCAVVPVGMAEEDITSATFAKDGRYIEEKKLRVILVSPPNSPIHSPVNGTAKQVYDVPTPEEQHPNYTGNFSPPQTGTDDLRETKVVASEDLKPVRHEAAEELNPVKHDAAEDLKPVKHETAEDLKPVKHEADEELIRSRDFEQGIKNHVVSKTVKDVELKVVKEFEEQKPPTNMMKDGDELKLVKDIEEVKFKLREFESKLNEAERTISKLTEEKRVSTHDREILQQELGLMRSRRSGQKAQSGFPLLFVCMVALVSVWLGHFMHK; via the exons atggagactgaACTTCTCGATATTCAGCCGCAAGAACTCAAATTTATTT tTGAGTTGAAGAAACAAAGCTCATGCTCTGTTCGACTAGTCAATAAGACCAACCAACATGTTGCTTTCAAG GTGAAAACTACTTCTCCAAAAAAATACTGTGTGCGTCCAAACACAGGCATTGTGAAACCAAAAGAAATATGTGATTTTACAG TTACAATGCAAGCGCAAAGGGTTGTTCCTCCTGAAATGATCTGCAAAGACAAGTTCTTACTTCAATGTGCTGTTGTTCCTGTGGGGATGGCTGAGGAGGATATTACATCTGCAACG TTTGCCAAAGATGGAAGGTATATTGAGGAGAAGAAGCTTAGAGTGATTCTTGTCAGCCCACCCAATTCGCCTATACATTCACCAGTCAATGGTACAGCGAAGCAGGTGTATGATGTGCCCACACCCGAAGAGCAGCACCCTAATTACACTGGAAACTTCAGTCCTCCTCAGACA GGTACTGACGATTTGAGGGAAACCAAAGTAGTTGCTTCTGAGGACTTGAAGCCTGTAAGGCATGAAGCTGCTGAGGAATTGAACCCTGTGAAGCATGATGCTGCTGAGGACCTAAAGCCAGTAAAGCATGAAACTGCTGAGGACCTAAAGCCAGTAAAGCATGAAGCTGATGAGGAGTTGATTAGAAGCAGAGATTTTGAGCAAGGTATAAAGAATCATGTAGTTTCTAAAACAGTCAAGGATGTAGAACTGAAGGTCGTAAAGGAATTTGAGGAACAAAAACCACCAACTAATATGATGAAGGACGGGGACGAGCTGAAGCTGGTGAAGGATATCGAGGAGGTCAAGTTTAAACTAAGAGAATTTGAATCAAAGCTGAACGAG GCTGAGAGAACAATTTCAAAGCTGACAGAAGAGAAGAGAGTGAGTACCCATGACAGGGAAATTTTACAGCAGGAGTTG GGTCTGATGAGAAGTAGGAGAAGTGGACAAAAAGCTCAATCGGGATTCCCTCTGCTGTTTGTTTGTATGGTGGCACTTGTTAGCGTCTGGCTTGGTCACTTCATGCACAAGTAG
- the LOC108223034 gene encoding LOW QUALITY PROTEIN: cytochrome P450 CYP82D47 (The sequence of the model RefSeq protein was modified relative to this genomic sequence to represent the inferred CDS: substituted 1 base at 1 genomic stop codon), whose product MAPSGPYVASSLIGPEVMAYNYAMFGLGPYGPYWQKMRKITRELLSVHHIEMFEHLRISEIKESVGDIYDFWLKNRSFQSHMVKIDINQWLGCLTQNIVLRTIVGKRYEWNDKNGIQFSERIRTVTGQVGKFYLRDYVSFLRWLDWGGHEKAMQEAAKETDRILTEWLGEHKLRRKAKDEQHDIMDMILTRMDEATSQDFEGFDPDTVVKATSLTFISGAADSTRMTLSQVVFLLISNPHVLQKARDELNNHVGRNRQVEESDIKNLVYLQAIIKESMRLHPSSQLLPPRESVEDCEIGGYNIPKDTLLIANLSXIHRDPQVWPNPDEFQPERFLTSHQNVDVMGNHYELLPFGSGRRRCPGIFFGLRLVQIALATLIHRFELEKASDDPDDKSATGLTNSIPQFKILLKPITSTEK is encoded by the exons ATGGCCCCTTCTGGCCCCTATGTAGCTTCGTCCCTGATTGGACCGGAAGTAATGGCCTATAACTATGCTATGTTTGGTCTTGGTCCATATGGACCTTACTGGCAAAAAATGCGCAAGATCACAAGAGAGCTTCTAAGTGTGCATCATATTGAGATGTTTGAACATCTTCGGATATCTGAAATAAAGGAATCCGTGGGAGATATCTACGACTTTTGGTTAAAAAATAGAAGTTTTCAGAGCCATATGGTGAAAATTGATATCAATCAATGGTTGGGATGCTTGACACAGAACATAGTGCTGAGGACGATTGTGGGGAAACGATATGAGTGGAACGACAAAAATGGAATTCAGTTCTCAGAGCGCATAAGGACGGTTACTGGACAAGTTGGCAAATTTTACTTGAGAGATTATGTTTCTTTTTTAAGATGGTTGGACTGGGGAGGTCATGAGAAGGCAATGCAGGAGGCTGCAAAGGAAACTGACCGTATACTCACTGAATGGTTGGGAGAGCACAAACTGAGAAGAAAAGCGAAAGATGAACAACATGATATCATGGACATGATTCTCACCAGAATGGATGAGGCTACATCCCAAGATTTTGAAGGCTTTGACCCTGATACTGTTGTTAAGGCCACTTCCTTG ACATTTATCTCAGGAGCGGCAGATTCAACAAGAATGACTTTAAGCCAGGTGGTATTTCTACTTATCAGTAACCCCCATGTGCTTCAGAAGGCTAGAGATGAACTGAACAACCATGTTGGGAGGAATAGACAAGTTGAAGAGTCCGACATAAAGAACTTGGTATACTTGCAAGCCATTATCAAAGAATCCATGCGTTTACATCCATCTTCACAACTACTACCACCCCGTGAATCTGTAGAAGACTGTGAGATTGGAGGTTACAATATCCCAAAGGATACGCTGTTAATTGCTAATCTGTCATAGATCCACCGTGATCCTCAAGTATGGCCTAATCCTGATGAGTTTCAACCAGAGAGGTTCTTGACTAGCCATCAAAATGTCGATGTCATGGGCAACCACTATGAGTTGCTGCCATTTGGGAGCGGAAGAAGAAGGTGTCCGGGGATCTTTTTTGGACTTCGACTTGTGCAGATAGCTTTAGCAACTTTAATTCACCGATTCGAGTTGGAGAAAGCATCTGATGATCCAGATGACAAGAGTGCAACAGGACTAACAAATTCTATACCACAATTTAAGATTCTCCTCAAACCAATCACATCTACAGAAAAATAA
- the LOC108223025 gene encoding cytochrome P450 CYP82D47, with amino-acid sequence MFGVGPYGTYWQKMRKITRELLTVHHIEMFEHLRISEIKESVGDIYDFWLKNRGSQSHMVKIDINQWLGCLTQNIVLRTIVGKRYEWNDKKGIQFSERIRTVTEQVGSFYLRDYVSFLRWLDWGGPEKAMQEAAKETDRILTECLGEHKLRRKAKDEQHDIMDMILTRMDKATSPDFEGFDPDTVVKATSLTFISGAADSTRMTLSQVVFLLISNPHVLQKARDELNNHVGRNRQVEESDIKNLVYLQAIIKESMRLHPSSQLLPPRESVEDCEIGGYNIPKDTLLIANLSKIHRDPQVWPNPDEFQPERFLTSHQNVDVMGNHYELLPFGSGRRRCPGIFFGLRLVQIALATIIHRFELEKASDEPDDKSAAVGLRNSIPQFKILLKPITSAEK; translated from the exons ATGTTTGGTGTTGGTCCATATGGAACTTACTGGCAAAAAATGCGCAAGATCACAAGAGAGCTCCTGACTGTGCATCATATTGAGATGTTTGAACATCTTCGGATATCTGAAATAAAGGAATCCGTGGGAGATATTTACGACTTTTGGTTAAAAAATAGAGGTTCTCAAAGCCATATGGTGAAAATTGATATAAATCAATGGTTGGGATGCTTGACACAGAACATAGTGCTGAGAACCATTGTGGGGAAACGATATGAGTGGAACGACAAAAAGGGAATTCAGTTCTCAGAGCGCATAAGGACCGTTACTGAACAAGTTGGCAGCTTTTACTTGAGAGATTATGTTTCTTTTTTAAGATGGTTGGACTGGGGAGGTCCTGAGAAGGCAATGCAGGAGGCCGCAAAGGAAACTGACCGTATACTCACTGAATGCTTGGGAGAGCACAAACTGAGAAGAAAAGCGAAAGATGAACAACATGATATCATGGACATGATTCTCACCAGAATGGATAAGGCTACATCCCCAGATTTTGAAGGCTTTGACCCTGACACTGTTGTTAAGGCAACTTCCTTG ACATTTATCTCAGGAGCGGCAGATTCAACAAGAATGACTTTAAGCCAGGTGGTATTTCTACTTATCAGTAACCCCCATGTGCTTCAGAAGGCTAGAGATGAACTGAACAACCATGTTGGGAGGAATAGACAAGTTGAAGAGTCCGACATAAAGAACTTGGTATACTTGCAAGCCATTATCAAAGAATCTATGCGTTTACATCCATCTTCACAACTACTACCACCCCGTGAATCTGTAGAAGACTGTGAGATTGGAGGTTACAATATCCCAAAGGATACGCTGTTAATTGCTAATCTGTCAAAGATCCACCGTGATCCTCAAGTATGGCCTAATCCTGATGAGTTTCAACCAGAGAGGTTCTTGACAAGCCATCAAAATGTGGATGTTATGGGCAACCACTATGAGTTGCTGCCATTTGGGAGCGGAAGAAGGAGGTGTCCTGGGATCTTTTTTGGACTTCGACTTGTGCAGATAGCTTTAGCAACTATAATTCACCGATTTGAGTTGGAGAAAGCATCTGATGAACCAGATGACAAGAGTGCGGCAGTCGGACTAAGAAATTCTATACCCCAGTTTAAGATTCTCCTAAAACCAATCACATCTGCAGAAAAATAA